From one Desulfitibacter alkalitolerans DSM 16504 genomic stretch:
- a CDS encoding shikimate kinase, protein MNNNIVLIGFMGSGKTAVGKRLANKLKMGFFDTDENIEKVSGMSIGKIFNDYGEIRFRSEETLAVKRACALNNSVIATGGGAVLIPENLELLKKSGVIVALDASPEEIQKRVSKRNSFRPLLGNDKSLENITRLLKKRVPVYQQANYRVDTTGKELETVVDEIMELLKNNE, encoded by the coding sequence ATGAATAATAATATTGTTTTGATAGGATTTATGGGTTCAGGAAAAACTGCTGTAGGGAAGAGATTGGCAAACAAGTTAAAAATGGGTTTTTTTGATACTGATGAAAACATAGAAAAGGTATCAGGAATGAGTATTGGAAAGATTTTTAATGATTATGGAGAGATAAGGTTTCGTTCTGAGGAAACATTAGCAGTTAAAAGGGCTTGTGCTCTTAATAATTCTGTTATAGCCACAGGTGGGGGAGCTGTGTTAATTCCTGAAAATCTTGAATTGCTTAAAAAAAGTGGAGTTATTGTGGCCCTAGATGCAAGTCCTGAAGAAATTCAAAAAAGGGTCTCTAAGAGAAACAGTTTTAGACCACTTCTAGGTAATGATAAATCCCTAGAGAACATCACCAGACTGCTTAAAAAAAGGGTACCAGTCTATCAACAAGCCAACTATAGGGTGGATACTACTGGTAAAGAGTTGGAAACAGTTGTTGATGAAATAATGGAGTTGCTAAAGAATAATGAATAA
- a CDS encoding PilN domain-containing protein produces MNNVSLLPPEIKLYRQSRQKMKFYSFILIIGFMVLLLIYFSLIFANIQARSELTVLRNEKIILENEISILKKYEQMQEQVIYLNRTFEKIMERVPDWEGVLLDIGFSIPDGVWLTDITATHSTTSESIGGDLLIRGTGVNNLLVAAWLEEIRVMSFVNNANINFVSKRIVDNHEVIQFEIKVAVKPGENYSPFLKGGKN; encoded by the coding sequence TTGAATAATGTTAGTTTGCTGCCACCAGAAATAAAACTATACAGGCAGTCAAGGCAGAAAATGAAATTTTACTCTTTTATTTTAATTATTGGATTTATGGTTCTCTTATTAATCTACTTTTCCCTAATATTTGCCAACATACAAGCAAGGTCTGAATTAACTGTTTTAAGAAATGAAAAGATTATTCTGGAAAATGAAATCTCAATTCTCAAAAAATATGAGCAGATGCAGGAACAAGTCATCTATTTAAACCGTACCTTTGAAAAAATTATGGAAAGGGTTCCGGACTGGGAAGGGGTGCTGCTGGATATTGGTTTTAGTATTCCAGATGGTGTGTGGTTAACAGATATTACTGCTACTCATAGTACAACTAGTGAAAGTATTGGTGGAGACTTACTCATTAGGGGAACAGGGGTAAATAACCTATTAGTTGCTGCTTGGCTGGAAGAAATTCGGGTCATGTCTTTTGTAAATAATGCCAATATTAACTTTGTAAGCAAACGAATTGTTGATAATCATGAAGTAATTCAATTTGAAATAAAGGTGGCAGTCAAGCCAGGTGAAAACTATAGTCCCTTTTTAAAAGGGGGTAAAAATTAA
- the pilM gene encoding type IV pilus assembly protein PilM, which produces MFLLGRKRTIGLEIDDCEVRAVELEKKRGNIYLLNWGRMTIEPGLVKDGIINEPQKLGLSISKLWNERKFKSTSVVLGVSNQGVLVRFAYFPKIPENKLDKFIRFQSQGFLPVPLDTIVFDYSVVGEVVDNEDNKKLHVLLVGAKRDMINGYIQTLNFAKLEPLDIEVSPLALLRSINKEDKRKVVAVVDINYGLSSIVVSEFGVPKLARMVQSNLTLAAKMSACSVEDIISGQKEFLPETLAVLSEILAGEIHTSIGYYLAQRNSRDVDKIILSGRGANYTGLAENLKDMLNVPVEPIKPLENIFNKSSIGADFNKYLDFSLSLSLAYKGMEE; this is translated from the coding sequence ATGTTTTTGTTAGGTAGAAAAAGAACAATTGGCTTGGAAATAGATGACTGTGAGGTTAGGGCTGTAGAGCTGGAAAAAAAAAGAGGAAATATTTATCTTTTAAACTGGGGTAGAATGACCATTGAACCAGGGCTTGTAAAAGACGGCATAATTAATGAACCACAAAAGCTTGGATTGTCCATTTCAAAACTATGGAATGAAAGAAAATTTAAAAGCACTAGTGTTGTTTTAGGAGTATCTAATCAAGGAGTTCTGGTCAGGTTTGCATATTTTCCAAAAATCCCAGAAAACAAACTGGACAAGTTTATTCGTTTTCAATCACAGGGATTTCTTCCTGTTCCTTTAGACACTATTGTATTTGATTACTCAGTTGTAGGTGAAGTAGTAGACAACGAAGATAACAAAAAGCTTCATGTGCTCCTTGTAGGGGCTAAAAGGGACATGATCAATGGCTACATACAGACGTTAAATTTTGCTAAGCTAGAACCACTAGATATTGAGGTATCTCCTTTAGCTTTGCTCAGGTCAATTAATAAAGAAGATAAAAGGAAAGTAGTAGCTGTAGTAGATATTAATTATGGATTATCCAGTATAGTGGTTTCTGAATTTGGAGTACCAAAATTAGCAAGGATGGTCCAGTCAAATTTGACACTTGCTGCAAAAATGTCTGCTTGTTCAGTAGAGGATATAATATCCGGACAAAAGGAATTCTTGCCTGAAACACTAGCTGTATTGTCAGAGATACTTGCAGGTGAGATACATACCTCAATTGGTTATTATTTAGCCCAAAGGAATTCTAGAGATGTGGATAAAATAATTTTAAGTGGTAGGGGAGCTAATTATACAGGACTGGCTGAAAATTTAAAAGACATGTTAAATGTCCCTGTAGAACCTATAAAACCCCTGGAAAATATATTTAATAAAAGTAGTATTGGAGCTGACTTTAATAAATACTTGGACTTTTCCTTGAGCTTAAGTTTGGCTTATAAGGGAATGGAGGAATAG
- a CDS encoding S-layer homology domain-containing protein: MKKMSLIFTLLILKTFVFATSAYAFVTIQDKYYAADRMVNLGIIQGFPDGLLGLEQSITRAQFARIAMTLKGFNEEDALRENYNYFRDVAGGQWFTGWINLAYKHEFIRGDPSGHFRPNDAISYQEAITIILRLLGYENLPNHWPTNYLEKAEEIGLIQGVFQGPHLPAPRGDVFVLLNRALDMHVVSWNTQEGKFLPNEAKDTLLTAMLRKEKERQIAGQLYYGIAAENPINRGGQWVVKINVAGAGIGEYIVEKRTTLQQGDLVKFKAYSDGEVNILTRLSSSTATRFRDVYKTVGSREGDYIELEPTAEGGSTFWYQFTDDTLIFDSDNWRYNTSLQRSAIKERDRVIVLEENRVLKVILKVNYIR; encoded by the coding sequence ATGAAGAAAATGAGCCTGATTTTTACGCTGCTTATATTAAAAACCTTTGTATTTGCAACAAGTGCTTATGCTTTTGTTACCATTCAGGATAAGTACTATGCTGCAGATAGAATGGTCAACCTGGGGATTATTCAGGGTTTTCCAGATGGATTACTTGGGCTTGAACAAAGCATTACCAGGGCTCAATTTGCCAGGATTGCTATGACATTAAAGGGTTTTAATGAAGAAGACGCCTTAAGAGAAAATTATAACTACTTTAGAGATGTTGCAGGGGGTCAGTGGTTTACCGGTTGGATTAACCTTGCATATAAGCATGAGTTTATAAGGGGGGATCCTTCGGGACATTTTAGACCCAATGATGCAATATCCTATCAAGAAGCAATTACAATAATACTTAGGCTTCTGGGATATGAAAATCTTCCAAATCATTGGCCAACAAATTATCTTGAAAAAGCTGAGGAGATAGGTCTTATTCAAGGAGTATTCCAAGGGCCGCACCTGCCTGCACCACGTGGAGATGTTTTTGTCCTTTTAAACAGGGCTTTGGACATGCATGTGGTTTCCTGGAATACTCAGGAAGGCAAGTTTTTACCCAATGAAGCTAAAGATACACTGCTAACAGCAATGCTAAGGAAGGAGAAAGAAAGGCAGATAGCAGGACAGCTCTACTACGGCATTGCTGCTGAGAATCCCATTAACAGGGGAGGCCAATGGGTTGTTAAAATCAATGTTGCTGGAGCGGGTATTGGTGAGTATATTGTAGAAAAGCGAACCACCCTTCAGCAGGGAGATTTAGTAAAGTTTAAAGCGTACAGTGATGGAGAAGTTAATATTCTTACCAGACTTAGCAGCAGTACAGCTACAAGGTTCAGAGATGTGTACAAAACAGTTGGCTCTAGAGAAGGAGATTATATTGAGTTAGAGCCCACAGCAGAAGGAGGCAGTACATTCTGGTACCAATTTACAGACGACACCTTGATCTTTGATTCTGATAATTGGCGGTACAACACCAGCCTGCAAAGATCTGCCATTAAGGAAAGGGATAGGGTTATAGTACTAGAAGAAAATAGGGTTCTTAAGGTCATCTTGAAAGTGAACTATATTAGATGA
- a CDS encoding DUF7305 domain-containing protein, whose product MFKKNEEGIAMIAAILAVLVLTILGFSLWNYSMAETIQTQREEMRMQAYYIARSGAESVANHLVNQPMGPLKEEIDDAYPNSVTSSVVDMGNGSFIITATKLDSTSVLIESVGTVENVTQKVSITLQGFSQNWSLFEHALLAKGKIALGPNSQVTGGSIATVLSQSDNPIDNKSHNINNDQLLYGVNAVFPPIEIPDTDEYGNAVVYTFIPGTYRPNSNQTINTHTRFNSVDIRGNRIITFDTKGKDLYIFCDGQFSVGGNATINVIGGGRTLIYTSSFDLSGAMSTSGNSGIFVFAYGSGTALRVRGTINAAVAMYADQGTANLNGATATIYGSIVATEINLGNSNVHFTQVNDYGIFNETANAYKIIQWGD is encoded by the coding sequence ATGTTTAAGAAGAATGAAGAAGGAATCGCAATGATTGCAGCCATCCTTGCTGTCCTTGTCCTCACTATACTTGGCTTTAGCCTATGGAACTACAGCATGGCAGAAACCATTCAAACCCAAAGAGAAGAAATGAGAATGCAAGCATATTATATTGCCAGGTCAGGTGCAGAGTCTGTAGCTAATCACCTTGTGAATCAACCTATGGGCCCACTAAAGGAAGAAATTGATGATGCTTACCCCAACTCTGTTACTTCAAGTGTGGTAGATATGGGCAATGGAAGTTTTATCATAACTGCCACCAAGCTTGATTCCACCTCAGTACTAATAGAGTCAGTAGGTACTGTTGAAAATGTAACTCAAAAGGTATCTATTACACTGCAGGGTTTTTCGCAAAATTGGAGTCTATTTGAACATGCCCTCTTAGCGAAAGGGAAAATTGCCCTTGGCCCCAATAGTCAGGTTACAGGAGGCAGCATTGCCACAGTATTATCCCAATCTGATAATCCAATAGATAATAAAAGCCATAACATAAATAACGACCAATTACTCTATGGTGTAAATGCTGTTTTTCCGCCCATTGAAATTCCAGATACAGATGAATACGGGAATGCAGTGGTATATACGTTCATACCAGGGACTTATAGACCTAATTCTAACCAAACCATAAACACACATACACGGTTTAACTCTGTTGATATAAGAGGTAATCGCATTATAACGTTTGATACTAAGGGAAAAGACTTGTATATTTTTTGTGATGGTCAGTTTAGTGTTGGCGGAAACGCGACCATCAATGTCATTGGTGGTGGACGTACGTTGATTTATACTTCTAGTTTTGATTTAAGCGGAGCCATGTCTACATCAGGGAACAGCGGTATTTTTGTATTTGCTTATGGTTCCGGAACGGCCCTTCGGGTTCGTGGTACTATTAACGCAGCAGTAGCCATGTATGCAGATCAAGGCACTGCCAATTTAAATGGAGCTACAGCAACCATTTACGGCTCCATTGTTGCAACAGAAATTAATCTAGGTAACAGTAATGTGCATTTTACCCAGGTTAACGATTATGGTATTTTCAATGAAACTGCCAATGCTTACAAGATTATTCAGTGGGGAGATTAA
- a CDS encoding sigma-70 family RNA polymerase sigma factor → MSLGVTADLQNRKDALEKAALDYSLNERKEALERLLEAGNGLVTYYARQYSGGRIIEDLKQSGYEGLIKAAKRYDPSRQVRFSTFASHYIMGEIRHEINREARFVRSEWIIRVQNKINNAIDELRQQNSQEPTLKEISEFVNIQEEGIVQAMLAGRVPLDKIDFARIRNIRYNSFQLPVEDKILVQQAMQKLSEVQKQVVYLIFYKDFNQTQVAERLGINQRRVSRILNRALTKLRYLIIV, encoded by the coding sequence ATGAGCTTAGGAGTTACTGCTGATTTACAAAACCGAAAGGATGCTTTAGAGAAAGCTGCCCTCGACTATTCACTAAATGAAAGAAAAGAAGCTTTAGAAAGGCTTTTAGAAGCGGGGAATGGATTGGTAACTTACTATGCCAGACAATATTCTGGTGGACGTATTATAGAAGACTTGAAACAGTCGGGGTATGAAGGGTTAATCAAGGCTGCAAAAAGATATGATCCTAGCAGGCAGGTTCGTTTTTCCACCTTTGCCTCTCATTACATTATGGGTGAAATAAGACATGAAATTAATAGGGAAGCAAGGTTTGTTCGATCTGAATGGATAATTAGAGTACAAAACAAAATTAATAATGCCATTGATGAATTAAGACAGCAAAATAGTCAGGAGCCAACTTTAAAGGAAATATCAGAGTTTGTAAATATCCAAGAGGAAGGTATTGTTCAAGCTATGCTTGCTGGGAGAGTGCCCCTGGATAAAATTGACTTTGCTCGTATTAGAAACATCCGTTATAACAGTTTTCAACTCCCAGTTGAAGATAAAATCTTAGTTCAACAGGCTATGCAAAAGCTTAGCGAAGTACAAAAGCAGGTTGTATACTTAATTTTTTACAAGGATTTTAACCAAACTCAGGTGGCAGAACGGCTTGGGATAAACCAAAGAAGAGTATCCAGGATTCTAAATCGTGCATTAACTAAATTAAGATATTTAATCATAGTTTAG
- a CDS encoding prepilin-type N-terminal cleavage/methylation domain-containing protein has translation MMVTMLRNRTFQKNNGFTLVEVLVALSIITIIVISFTTLLASSYVNIVSAGKKSLASYSVQEEMEERIAHEQATDVGDLQIPFPKAGNINVAGGFIELQNTQGVHTSQSTAFLPVLVVIIEPDPEYHLVGLAQTITVNIKTRNVIDGKVVKAAIYKLTDPETILDDTTGVINGNTATLFLEVSADYNPGTNENDFNHIISIEIDDVDRVFKVPYRVFRPAFLAGAASGKIYAASNPADLWDEINTPVTHDILDIYSLANTFFAVGRGGTILFSENGSTWDSLASGTTNDLYAMAANGSNLIIVGQKGTLLSSNNNGVTWIDNSSSIIDFYEEVDDTPVFKSITNNLHAVANIGTNFVAVGNGVILFSQDNGVSWEEVVVNGNIIFNDVIYTGSKFIAVGNGGIIYISLDGVNWSSLNITHANLNGITYTTGKIVVVGTGGSILYSTDHGSTWSSATKGTTNNLTDITYGYNSFVAVGANGIILKSINGEQWQIIPTPDITFNLLSVTDR, from the coding sequence ATGATGGTCACCATGTTAAGAAACAGAACTTTTCAAAAAAATAATGGCTTTACCCTAGTGGAAGTCCTGGTGGCACTATCTATTATAACAATTATTGTTATTTCCTTTACAACTCTCCTTGCGTCCAGTTATGTTAATATAGTTTCTGCTGGCAAAAAGAGCCTTGCCAGCTATAGTGTGCAGGAGGAAATGGAAGAACGCATAGCCCATGAACAGGCCACAGATGTTGGCGATCTTCAAATACCTTTTCCCAAAGCAGGTAATATCAACGTTGCTGGTGGGTTTATAGAACTCCAAAACACACAGGGTGTCCACACTTCTCAATCCACGGCATTTTTGCCGGTTCTTGTGGTAATCATTGAACCGGATCCTGAATATCACCTGGTTGGTCTTGCCCAGACAATTACTGTCAATATCAAAACCAGAAATGTAATTGATGGAAAAGTTGTTAAGGCAGCTATTTATAAACTTACAGATCCAGAAACAATTTTAGATGATACAACTGGTGTAATTAATGGCAATACAGCAACACTTTTTCTGGAGGTTTCAGCTGACTATAATCCAGGTACTAATGAAAATGATTTCAACCATATTATTAGTATTGAAATTGATGATGTTGATCGTGTATTTAAAGTGCCTTATCGAGTTTTTAGGCCAGCATTTCTTGCAGGAGCTGCTTCAGGCAAAATCTATGCTGCTTCAAATCCAGCCGATCTATGGGATGAGATAAATACGCCAGTAACCCATGATATATTGGATATTTATAGTTTGGCAAATACCTTCTTTGCTGTAGGCAGAGGTGGAACGATTCTTTTCTCTGAAAATGGTAGTACTTGGGATTCTTTAGCAAGTGGTACAACAAATGACCTATATGCAATGGCTGCTAATGGTTCTAACCTGATCATTGTTGGTCAGAAGGGAACCTTATTGTCTTCAAATAATAATGGAGTAACATGGATTGATAATAGTTCCTCTATTATTGATTTTTATGAGGAAGTGGATGATACTCCAGTATTCAAAAGTATTACAAACAATCTCCATGCTGTGGCGAATATTGGGACAAATTTTGTGGCCGTAGGCAATGGCGTTATTTTATTTTCTCAGGATAATGGTGTTTCCTGGGAAGAGGTAGTGGTTAATGGCAATATTATTTTTAATGATGTTATTTATACTGGCTCTAAATTTATTGCTGTAGGTAATGGCGGAATTATTTATATTTCATTAGATGGTGTCAATTGGTCATCACTAAATATTACTCATGCAAATTTAAATGGCATTACCTACACTACAGGAAAAATTGTTGTTGTAGGTACTGGAGGAAGTATTTTATATTCCACAGACCATGGGTCAACCTGGTCATCAGCCACAAAGGGTACTACAAATAATCTTACAGATATAACCTATGGGTATAATTCCTTTGTAGCTGTCGGTGCTAACGGTATTATTTTAAAATCAATAAATGGTGAACAATGGCAGATTATTCCAACCCCAGATATAACATTCAACCTGCTTTCGGTCACTGATCGTTAA
- a CDS encoding type II secretion system F family protein, with the protein MSVYSYEVVDNNGNLTVGEIEADDFSKATRKLREKGYMVVDIKETKSIMKVSIFNRPRKVKLGELSLFSRQLAAMLDAGIPLTRALFTLSKQIPNPTFKKTVSEIASNVEGGFSFTEAISAHPKIFNPLYVGMIKAGEVGGTLEKSLLRLSDQLQKDKSLRDNIRAATFYPTLVLAFACIIFTIMMVFVVPIFVSMFPADIELPMLTKIVVGLSDMIRAYWYLWIIAIVAIMSGIRYYLKSPMGSYQWDKIKLKLPVFGELMHKAVLARFSRTLSTLLSGGIPVLQALEVSGAASGNLIIAEAVNNAREKIQEGRSIAEPLDESGMFPPMAIHMISVGEETGSLSTLLTKIAEFFEDEVTTMTKGLTSLLEPILLIVIGILVGGMVMALYLPIFTAITTVGG; encoded by the coding sequence ATGAGTGTCTATTCTTATGAGGTAGTTGACAATAATGGCAACCTAACTGTGGGAGAAATAGAAGCTGATGATTTTTCAAAGGCAACAAGAAAATTAAGAGAAAAGGGATATATGGTTGTTGATATTAAGGAAACGAAATCTATAATGAAGGTAAGCATATTTAACAGACCCAGAAAGGTTAAACTTGGAGAATTAAGTCTGTTCAGCCGTCAATTGGCTGCAATGCTTGATGCAGGTATCCCTTTAACTCGTGCTCTATTTACACTAAGCAAACAGATTCCAAACCCTACCTTTAAAAAAACAGTTAGTGAGATTGCTTCTAATGTTGAAGGAGGTTTTAGCTTTACCGAGGCTATTAGTGCACATCCAAAGATATTTAATCCATTGTATGTAGGCATGATAAAAGCTGGTGAGGTAGGTGGTACCCTTGAAAAATCTCTCCTAAGGCTCTCAGATCAGCTGCAGAAGGATAAATCTTTAAGAGACAACATTCGTGCAGCAACTTTTTATCCAACATTGGTACTTGCTTTTGCCTGTATTATTTTTACTATTATGATGGTATTTGTTGTGCCAATTTTTGTGAGTATGTTTCCGGCAGATATAGAATTACCCATGTTAACTAAAATTGTAGTAGGCTTATCAGATATGATAAGAGCCTATTGGTATTTATGGATAATTGCTATTGTGGCAATCATGTCTGGTATTCGTTATTATCTAAAATCTCCCATGGGCAGCTACCAGTGGGACAAAATCAAACTAAAATTGCCTGTATTTGGCGAATTAATGCATAAAGCAGTTCTTGCAAGGTTTTCTAGAACCCTCTCAACCTTATTATCAGGGGGAATTCCAGTTCTGCAAGCCCTTGAGGTTTCAGGAGCAGCTTCCGGCAATTTAATTATTGCTGAGGCTGTTAATAATGCACGAGAAAAGATACAAGAAGGAAGAAGTATAGCTGAGCCATTGGATGAAAGTGGAATGTTTCCTCCCATGGCGATACATATGATTTCAGTAGGTGAAGAAACAGGGTCACTATCAACTCTTCTAACTAAAATTGCTGAATTTTTTGAAGATGAGGTAACTACTATGACAAAGGGATTAACATCCCTTTTGGAGCCAATTTTATTAATTGTTATTGGTATACTTGTAGGTGGTATGGTTATGGCATTATATCTGCCTATATTTACCGCCATAACAACGGTAGGAGGCTAA
- a CDS encoding GspE/PulE family protein has product MKLNVLKSYIGSYLVEKGEITEEQLQEALTYQNNAQGKRKYLGQVLVELGYTTEEKVSMAVAKQAGVPFVSLEKFQIDPAAVASIEQETIKRYQALPIAFDNGRLVVAMVQPRDVIAIDDLRIISGYEIQPVLVSDSELKAAMEKTIRTNLHVKQAPEEDVHEEIVLGQDAAERPAVKLANLILSQAVQTNASDIHIEPQERNLRIRFRIDGVLHETMRPPRRIGPSLVSRIKVMANMDIAERRIPQDGRTTLKIDGKTIDFRVASLPSAYGEKLTLRILDRSTELITLEGLGFPNHQLKRFNNIMKLPYGFILVTGPTGSGKSTTLYSVLKELNSVTKHIITVEDPIERRIDGINQVQVNNQAGMTFASGLRSILRNDPDIIMVGEIRDYETARIAVESALTGHLVFSTLHTNDAAGAISRLADMGIEPYLTASSLIGVVAQRLIRTLCPHCKLLYNLSRQELLKSVPDFPLDKGEEVVGLYKPQTCVKCNETGYRGRVGVFELLLVSDAVSKLTLLRSSAREIREVAVQEGMSTLRQEGLIKAKQGITSLEEVLRVIV; this is encoded by the coding sequence TTGAAATTAAATGTTCTAAAAAGCTACATTGGCAGCTATTTAGTTGAAAAAGGTGAAATAACTGAAGAACAGCTTCAGGAGGCTTTAACTTATCAAAATAATGCCCAGGGAAAAAGAAAGTACCTTGGTCAGGTACTGGTAGAGTTAGGGTACACTACTGAGGAAAAGGTTTCCATGGCAGTTGCCAAGCAAGCAGGAGTTCCCTTCGTTTCACTTGAAAAGTTTCAAATAGATCCAGCAGCTGTAGCTTCTATTGAACAGGAGACGATTAAAAGATATCAAGCTCTCCCAATTGCCTTTGATAATGGAAGATTAGTTGTTGCAATGGTACAACCAAGAGATGTAATTGCAATAGATGACCTGCGCATTATTTCTGGCTATGAAATTCAACCAGTTCTTGTGTCAGATAGTGAATTAAAAGCAGCCATGGAAAAAACAATTCGTACAAATTTACATGTGAAACAGGCTCCAGAGGAAGATGTTCATGAAGAAATAGTTCTGGGGCAGGATGCAGCTGAAAGGCCGGCAGTAAAGCTTGCTAATCTAATATTAAGTCAGGCTGTCCAGACTAATGCAAGTGACATTCATATTGAACCCCAGGAGAGAAATCTACGGATAAGATTTAGGATTGATGGAGTTTTACACGAAACCATGAGACCTCCCCGAAGAATAGGACCGTCTCTAGTTTCACGTATAAAGGTTATGGCCAACATGGATATTGCCGAAAGACGTATTCCACAGGATGGCCGTACTACATTAAAAATAGACGGCAAAACAATTGATTTTAGAGTTGCATCACTCCCATCTGCCTATGGGGAAAAGCTTACCTTAAGAATATTGGACAGAAGTACTGAACTAATTACTTTAGAGGGTCTTGGATTTCCTAACCATCAGCTTAAAAGGTTTAACAACATAATGAAACTGCCGTATGGCTTCATTCTAGTTACAGGACCTACCGGTAGTGGGAAAAGTACTACCTTATATTCTGTATTAAAAGAGCTTAACTCAGTCACAAAACACATAATTACGGTAGAAGACCCTATAGAAAGACGGATTGATGGTATAAACCAGGTTCAGGTTAATAATCAGGCAGGCATGACCTTTGCTTCAGGCTTAAGATCAATTCTACGTAATGATCCTGACATTATTATGGTTGGAGAGATTAGAGATTATGAAACAGCGCGTATAGCTGTTGAATCAGCACTAACTGGACACCTGGTTTTTTCAACCTTACATACAAATGATGCAGCCGGTGCCATATCTAGATTAGCAGATATGGGGATAGAGCCATATCTAACTGCTTCTTCTTTAATAGGTGTAGTAGCCCAGAGATTAATACGTACCTTGTGTCCCCATTGCAAGCTGCTTTACAATTTGTCAAGACAGGAACTGTTAAAAAGTGTTCCTGATTTTCCACTAGACAAGGGTGAGGAGGTCGTTGGTTTATATAAACCTCAGACCTGTGTCAAGTGTAATGAAACAGGTTATAGGGGCAGGGTAGGAGTCTTTGAATTATTGCTTGTAAGTGATGCCGTTAGCAAGCTGACACTATTAAGAAGCTCAGCCAGGGAAATAAGGGAAGTTGCTGTTCAAGAAGGAATGAGCACCCTTCGTCAGGAAGGCCTGATAAAGGCCAAGCAGGGGATTACATCTCTTGAAGAAGTGCTTCGAGTAATCGTGTAA
- the pilO gene encoding type 4a pilus biogenesis protein PilO, whose protein sequence is MKKKISPQKAVIALFCTAVFGFTLFAIYSQILSLQTVKAQIKAEQNLIVKAQMNLQVLNTLREHEAFMVNQIKILNNAIPPVVDELSTILHIESALGFPESEIIDIRFESKISKDGYDELPVKVIYEGYYHGLTAFLNNLQHGSRIIRIDSVRISRGSAGFPHIKADINISTFYSK, encoded by the coding sequence ATGAAAAAGAAAATCTCACCTCAAAAGGCTGTTATTGCATTGTTTTGCACTGCAGTTTTTGGTTTCACGCTATTTGCAATATACTCCCAGATATTATCGCTACAGACTGTTAAAGCTCAAATAAAAGCAGAACAAAATTTAATTGTAAAAGCTCAAATGAACCTTCAGGTTTTAAATACTTTGAGAGAACATGAAGCTTTTATGGTCAATCAGATAAAGATTTTAAATAATGCAATTCCCCCGGTTGTTGATGAACTCTCAACTATATTACATATAGAGAGTGCACTTGGATTTCCTGAAAGTGAAATTATTGATATCCGTTTTGAAAGCAAGATTTCTAAAGATGGATATGATGAACTGCCTGTAAAAGTAATATATGAGGGCTATTACCATGGATTAACAGCTTTTTTAAATAATCTGCAGCATGGTTCAAGAATCATTCGTATTGATAGTGTTAGGATCTCGCGAGGAAGTGCCGGATTTCCACATATAAAAGCTGATATAAATATCAGTACCTTTTATTCGAAATAA